Proteins encoded together in one Nostoc sp. PCC 7524 window:
- the rpsL gene encoding 30S ribosomal protein S12 has protein sequence MPTIQQLIRSEREKARQKTKSPALKQCPQRRGVCTRVYTTTPKKPNSALRKVARVRLTSGFEVTAYIPGIGHNLQEHSVVMIRGGRVKDLPGVRYHIIRGTLDTAGVKDRKQGRSKYGTKRPKEAKK, from the coding sequence ATGCCAACAATACAGCAATTAATACGTAGCGAACGCGAAAAAGCGCGTCAGAAAACCAAGTCACCGGCTCTCAAGCAATGCCCCCAGCGTCGGGGCGTTTGTACCAGAGTATATACGACTACACCTAAAAAACCCAACTCGGCTCTGCGTAAAGTAGCAAGAGTAAGACTGACCTCTGGATTTGAAGTGACAGCTTACATCCCCGGAATTGGCCACAACTTACAAGAACACTCAGTTGTGATGATTCGTGGTGGTCGGGTTAAGGATCTGCCTGGTGTGAGATATCACATAATTCGTGGCACCTTGGATACAGCTGGAGTAAAAGACCGTAAACAAGGTCGTTCCAAATATGGAACCAAGCGTCCCAAAGAAGCGAAAAAATAG
- the fusA gene encoding elongation factor G has protein sequence MARTNPLEKVRNIGIAAHIDAGKTTTTERILFYSGIIHKIGEVHEGTAVTDWMDQERERGITITAAAISTSWKDHQINIIDTPGHVDFTIEVERSMRVLDGVIAVFCSVGGVQPQSETVWRQADRYKVPRIAFINKMDRTGANFYRVHEQMRDRLRANAIAIQLPIGSENEFKGIVDLVRKRAYIYTNDQGTDIQEADIPADMQEQTEEYYTKLIEAVAETDDALMNKYFEGEALTEEEIRTALRKGTIAGAIVPVLCGSAFKNKGVQLMLDAVVDYLPAPTEVPPIQGTLANGDTVERRADDDEPLAALAFKIMADPYGRLTFVRVYSGVLKKGSYVLNATKNKKERISRLVILKADERQDVEELRAGDLGAALGLKETLTGDTITDEGAPVILESLFIPEPVISVAVEPKTKNDMDKLSKALQSLSEEDPTFRVNVDPETNQTVIAGMGELHLEILVDRMLREFKVEANVGAPQVAYRETIRKPVTNVEGKFIRQSGGKGQYGHVVINLEPGEPGTGFEFVSKIVGGVVPKEYIGPAEQGMKESCESGILAGYPLIDVKATLVHGSYHDVDSSEMAFKIAGSMAMKEAVLKASPVLLEPVMKVEVEVPEDFIGNVIGDLISRRGQIESQSTEQGLAKVASKVPLATMFGYATDIRSKTQGRGIFTMEFSHYEEVPRNVAEAIIAKSKGNA, from the coding sequence GTGGCACGTACAAACCCGCTAGAGAAAGTACGCAATATCGGTATTGCGGCGCACATAGATGCGGGCAAAACAACGACAACAGAGAGAATATTATTTTACTCTGGAATAATTCATAAAATTGGGGAAGTCCACGAAGGAACTGCTGTAACTGACTGGATGGATCAAGAGCGGGAGCGGGGGATTACCATCACTGCTGCGGCGATCAGTACCAGCTGGAAAGATCATCAAATTAACATTATCGATACTCCAGGCCACGTAGACTTCACCATTGAAGTTGAACGTTCTATGCGGGTGTTGGATGGTGTAATTGCAGTATTTTGCTCTGTAGGTGGTGTACAACCCCAATCAGAAACAGTGTGGCGGCAAGCAGATCGCTACAAAGTGCCTCGGATTGCCTTTATTAACAAGATGGATCGCACAGGCGCGAACTTTTATAGAGTTCACGAACAAATGCGCGATCGCCTACGGGCTAATGCCATTGCTATTCAACTGCCCATTGGTAGCGAAAACGAATTCAAAGGCATTGTAGACTTGGTAAGAAAGCGGGCGTATATCTATACCAATGACCAAGGTACAGATATCCAAGAAGCTGATATTCCGGCGGATATGCAAGAGCAAACCGAAGAGTACTATACCAAGTTAATAGAAGCAGTTGCCGAAACCGACGACGCGCTGATGAACAAGTACTTCGAGGGTGAAGCACTTACAGAAGAAGAAATCCGTACTGCTTTGCGTAAAGGTACAATCGCCGGTGCGATTGTACCCGTACTCTGTGGTTCAGCCTTTAAAAACAAAGGCGTGCAGTTAATGTTGGATGCAGTTGTAGATTATCTGCCCGCACCAACAGAAGTACCTCCCATTCAAGGTACACTCGCCAATGGTGATACCGTCGAGCGCCGAGCTGATGATGATGAACCCCTAGCGGCGCTGGCATTTAAAATTATGGCTGACCCCTACGGTCGCCTCACCTTTGTACGTGTCTACTCTGGCGTTCTGAAAAAAGGTAGCTATGTATTAAACGCTACCAAAAACAAGAAAGAAAGAATTTCCCGTTTAGTAATCTTAAAAGCAGATGAACGTCAAGATGTAGAAGAGCTACGTGCAGGTGATTTAGGCGCTGCATTGGGTTTAAAGGAAACCTTGACAGGTGATACTATCACTGATGAAGGCGCACCAGTAATTCTGGAATCCCTATTCATTCCAGAGCCTGTAATCTCGGTAGCGGTTGAACCCAAAACCAAGAACGACATGGATAAGCTATCCAAGGCTCTGCAATCTCTCTCAGAAGAAGACCCGACCTTCCGCGTCAACGTTGACCCAGAAACCAACCAAACTGTAATTGCAGGGATGGGTGAACTCCATCTAGAAATTCTGGTAGACCGGATGTTGCGCGAATTTAAAGTAGAGGCGAACGTGGGTGCGCCACAGGTAGCTTACCGAGAAACGATTCGTAAACCAGTTACCAACGTAGAAGGTAAGTTCATCCGTCAAAGTGGTGGTAAAGGTCAATACGGTCACGTTGTAATCAATTTGGAACCAGGAGAACCTGGTACAGGCTTTGAATTCGTCTCAAAAATTGTTGGTGGTGTAGTACCTAAAGAGTACATTGGACCTGCCGAACAAGGTATGAAAGAAAGCTGTGAATCTGGTATTTTAGCTGGATATCCACTAATTGATGTCAAAGCGACGTTAGTTCATGGCTCTTACCACGATGTAGACTCTTCGGAAATGGCTTTTAAAATTGCTGGATCAATGGCAATGAAAGAAGCTGTACTGAAAGCTTCACCAGTATTGTTAGAGCCTGTAATGAAAGTTGAGGTGGAAGTTCCTGAAGACTTTATTGGGAACGTGATTGGCGACCTCATCTCTCGTCGGGGGCAGATTGAGAGCCAAAGCACTGAACAGGGACTCGCTAAAGTGGCATCAAAAGTTCCACTGGCGACCATGTTTGGCTACGCTACCGATATCCGGTCGAAAACCCAAGGTCGGGGTATCTTTACGATGGAGTTCAGCCACTACGAAGAGGTACCTCGTAACGTGGCTGAGGCAATTATCGCAAAAAGCAAAGGGAACGCTTAA
- the rpsG gene encoding 30S ribosomal protein S7 — translation MSRRGVTQRRPVPSDSVYNSRLVSMIIRRVMRHGKKSLAARIVYDALKTIEERTGNNALEVFERAVRNATPLVEVKARRVGGATYQVPMEVRSERGITLALRWLVQFSRSRPGRTMASRLANELLDAANETGNAIRKREETHRMAEANKAFAHYRY, via the coding sequence ATGTCTCGTCGTGGTGTTACTCAAAGGCGGCCAGTTCCGTCTGACTCCGTGTACAATAGTCGGCTTGTGAGCATGATCATCCGACGGGTGATGCGTCATGGCAAAAAATCATTGGCTGCACGCATTGTCTATGATGCTTTAAAAACTATAGAGGAACGTACTGGTAACAATGCACTAGAAGTGTTTGAAAGAGCAGTACGCAACGCCACCCCTCTAGTAGAAGTAAAAGCTCGTCGGGTTGGTGGTGCAACCTATCAAGTACCAATGGAAGTACGTTCAGAACGGGGTATTACCCTCGCCCTGCGTTGGCTGGTACAATTTTCTAGGTCTAGACCTGGACGCACAATGGCTAGCAGATTAGCTAACGAATTACTAGATGCTGCCAATGAAACAGGCAACGCTATTCGTAAGCGGGAAGAAACACACCGGATGGCGGAAGCAAACAAAGCTTTTGCACACTATCGTTACTAA
- a CDS encoding HesB/IscA family protein translates to MIHVSQAAATEISRLRAKQQPNKFFRLAVKSGGCSGWFYDMSFDEQIEAGDRVFEVNSLSVVIDATSWDYVNGLAIDYSEDLMGGGFRFHNPQAVVTCGCGNSFSTTPTVA, encoded by the coding sequence ATGATTCATGTGAGCCAAGCAGCAGCAACTGAAATCAGTCGCTTACGCGCAAAGCAACAACCAAACAAGTTTTTTCGGTTAGCAGTTAAATCCGGTGGCTGTTCCGGTTGGTTTTACGATATGTCTTTTGATGAACAGATCGAGGCAGGCGATCGCGTTTTTGAGGTTAACAGCCTGTCAGTAGTCATAGATGCCACCAGCTGGGATTACGTCAATGGGTTAGCAATAGATTATTCAGAGGATTTGATGGGTGGAGGTTTTCGCTTTCATAATCCTCAAGCTGTTGTTACCTGTGGCTGTGGCAATTCCTTCTCTACTACTCCAACGGTGGCTTAA